A stretch of DNA from Tsuneonella amylolytica:
TCGCCATGCGGCGGACGAAGCTGCTCCAGCAGATCGGATACAGCGCGCTCAATCGCCGGTTCGCCGCGCTCGCGCGGACGGAAGATGCGCCCTACCGCGGGGCCGGGTTCGGCACCGCCGACCTGTTCGATGCAGCGCGTTCGACCAATCTCATCGTCGACGCGCTCGACGGGCAATGGGAAAAGGGTCTGGCGACTGCGGTGCGCGAATGGCGAAGGGCGATGGAGTACGGCTTCACCGAGGCCGAGATTGCCGAGCAGGTCGCCCGCACCCGCCAGAGTGCCGAGAACGCAGCGGCGAGCGCCGAAACCCGCAGCAATGGCGCCCTCGTCGCGTCGATCGAGGCATTGCTGGGCGACGACCTCATCCCCTCCACGCCCGAAAGCGGCCTCGCCCGGTTCGAGGAGTTCGCCCCCTCGATCACGCCTGGCGCCGTGCTCGAAGCGCTTCGGGCCGACGCCGCCGCGCTCGACGATCCGCTGATCCGCTTCCAGGGGCGCCGCGCACCGGCGGGCGGGGCCGATGCGCTACGCACTGCGTGGAATACCGCGATGTCCGAAAGCGTGGCCGCGCCCGACCGGGTTGCCGCGGGCACGTTTGCCTACACCGACTTCGGGACGCCGGGGACGGTCGTCGCGGACAGCGTCGATCCCCGCCTCGGCATCCGCGAGATCCGGTTCGCCAACGGCGTACGGCTCAATCTCAAGAGAACCGGTCTCGAGAAGGATCGCATCCGCTTCGCCATGGCGATCGACGGGGGGCAGCTGCTCAATACCCGCAACGATCCGCTCGCGACGGCCATGGCCGGGTTCCTGCCGGTGGGCGGCCTCGGCAAGCACAGCGAAGACGAACTGCAGTCGCTGCTTGCCGGTCGTACGGTATCGATGAACTTCGCCGCTGCCGACGACGTGTTCGTCACCGGGGGCCTCACCACCCCCGCCGATCTCGAACTCCAGCTCGACCTCCTCACCGCGGCGCTGACCGATCCCGGATACCGCAAGGAGGGCGAAGCGCGGTTCCGGCGCGAGACAACCACATGGTACCGCCGCCTGCGGGCCACACCGCGCGGTGCGCTGAACGCAGAGCTAGGCCGCATCCTGTCGGACGGCGACCCCCGGTTCTCGCTCGCACCGGAAGCGGCCTATGCCGCGCTCACCTACGACGGCCTCAAAGCAGCGATCGGCGACCGGCTGGCGCGGGGCGCGATCGAGATCGGGATGGTGGGCGATATCGACGAGGCCGCGGCGATCGCGCTCGTCGGAAAGACGCTCGGCGCACTTGCCGAGCGCGAGACGGATTTTCGGCCGCGCGAAGAGGCCCGCGAGCGGACCTTCACCACCGACAGGGGGGCCCGGACCGTCGTTCACACCGGCGAACCCGATCAGGCCGTGCTGCAGATGGTCTGGCCGACCAGCGACGATCGCGATTTCGCCGGTCTTTTGCGGCTCGAACTGCTCGAGCGGGTGATGCGGATCGAGCTGACGGAAGAGATACGTGAAAAGCTGGGGAAGGCCTATTCCCCCTCCGCCGCCAACGCGTCGTCGGGCACCTACCGCGGGTACGGGACCTTTACCGTCTCCTCCTCGGTCGATGTCGGCGACGTCGGTGCCACGCGCGCCGCGATCCGGGCAGTGCTGGAACGGCTGGCGGCCGAACCGGTCGATGACGACGTGCTCGACCGCGCGCGCAAGCCGATGCTGGAGGCCTACGACAACATGTTCAAGACCGACGGCGGATGGCTGCGTGCCGCCGCGCGGGCCCAGACCGAAAGCTGGCAGGTCGACCGGATGCTGACCGGCAAGGCCGCCGCGAGCGCGGTTACCGCCGCCGACATCCAGGCGACCGCGGCGCGCTACCTGAAGCCAGGTGACGCGGTCGAGATCGTGGCGTTGCCCGCCCCCTCGCCGCCCGGCAAAAGCGGCTCGCCCGCCTTGCCCTGAGGGCCGCCTTTCGCCATAGGCTCGGCGCGTTTCCCGCCATCCATCGAGGGCCGTGCCGCCATGAAAGTCCGTATCCACGTCAGCCTGAAGCCTGGGGTGCTCGACCCACAGGGCCGCGCGGTGCACCACGCGCTCGAGGGATTGGGTTTCTCCGGGGTCGAGGACGTGCGCGTCGGTCGGCTGATCGAACTCGACGTGGCCGACGGAACCA
This window harbors:
- a CDS encoding M16 family metallopeptidase produces the protein MKSLAILPFLLLSAAPAMAAPPPPETAAAWPFETSDVPVDPAFRFGTLPNGMRYVLRENHLPEGTVLVRLRIGSGSLAETDEERGLAHFLEHMAFNGSKAVPEGEMTKLLEREGLAFGADTNAATSFEWTTYKLDLPRSDPKLVDTALMLMRETAGNLTIDPAAVERERGVILSEKRDRTNWQIKETEDEWAFTAPGARFPERLPIGTDETLRAADAERLRAFYRRTYVPGNAVLVVVGAIDVPAVEAAIRARFADWAPAPVPATPTAGPVDLDRKGETDIYLDPALSERVTASRLSPYREEPDSIAMRRTKLLQQIGYSALNRRFAALARTEDAPYRGAGFGTADLFDAARSTNLIVDALDGQWEKGLATAVREWRRAMEYGFTEAEIAEQVARTRQSAENAAASAETRSNGALVASIEALLGDDLIPSTPESGLARFEEFAPSITPGAVLEALRADAAALDDPLIRFQGRRAPAGGADALRTAWNTAMSESVAAPDRVAAGTFAYTDFGTPGTVVADSVDPRLGIREIRFANGVRLNLKRTGLEKDRIRFAMAIDGGQLLNTRNDPLATAMAGFLPVGGLGKHSEDELQSLLAGRTVSMNFAAADDVFVTGGLTTPADLELQLDLLTAALTDPGYRKEGEARFRRETTTWYRRLRATPRGALNAELGRILSDGDPRFSLAPEAAYAALTYDGLKAAIGDRLARGAIEIGMVGDIDEAAAIALVGKTLGALAERETDFRPREEARERTFTTDRGARTVVHTGEPDQAVLQMVWPTSDDRDFAGLLRLELLERVMRIELTEEIREKLGKAYSPSAANASSGTYRGYGTFTVSSSVDVGDVGATRAAIRAVLERLAAEPVDDDVLDRARKPMLEAYDNMFKTDGGWLRAAARAQTESWQVDRMLTGKAAASAVTAADIQATAARYLKPGDAVEIVALPAPSPPGKSGSPALP
- the purS gene encoding phosphoribosylformylglycinamidine synthase subunit PurS, with product MKVRIHVSLKPGVLDPQGRAVHHALEGLGFSGVEDVRVGRLIELDVADGTSDADLDAMCRQLLANMVIENYSIEKPETARAAA